One Rhodoferax ferrireducens T118 DNA segment encodes these proteins:
- a CDS encoding DNA internalization-related competence protein ComEC/Rec2, translating into MQTAPHHTAGTTGLIFPALLGFVLGTAGQLQQATLWPWQVYGCFMLLALVLFALAATKYVANNSRTILAALLALAFALVAFSVVGLRASAYAEQALDAGLEGRDVAVSGVIAAMPQRSETGLRFRLDVESAQQQGQTVRLPSRLYLAWYADRFAGGDADLGDELQRQPAALQAGERWQFTVRLKAPHGASNPFGYDFELWLWEQGLQATGYVRAGPKDPAPQRLIQTYRHPVELARQLVREQIVGQVEDRKYAGLIAALVVGDQNAIDRADWDVFRATGVAHLMSISGLHVTMFAWLATLVVGWLWRRSSRLCLWLPAPSAALVGGVLLAAAYALFSGWGVPSQRTVLMLATVGLLRLSGKRWPWPHVWLLTCAVVVAVDPWALLQAGFWLSFVAVGILFASDSGADYEERTGARGRLVSMFREQAVITLALTPLTLLLFGQVSVVGLAANALAIPWVTLVVTPLAMAGVAVAPLWDVAAWAIAALTWYLQMLAALSFATITVAQAPLWAGVAGVIGGAVLVMQLPWSLRLLGLPLMLPVLLWQAPRPPEGQFELLAADIGQGNAVLVRTAHHALLYDAGPRFSRESDAGHRVLVPLLRALDVRLDTLLLSHRDSDHTGGALALLAMQPQATVLSSIEDTHELQAVHPVTRCAAGQRWRWDGVDFEVLHPQAADYGAVRKSNAMSCVLRLSNGVQSALLVGDIEQAQEARLVSEGGNLRSDVLLVPHHGSRFSSSAAFLDAVQPRTALVQAGYRNRFGHPAESVLVRYQERHIQVIDSPHCGAATWQSALPQELRCQRSDGLRYWQHRLL; encoded by the coding sequence ATGCAAACCGCTCCGCATCACACCGCTGGCACAACCGGACTGATTTTTCCAGCGCTGCTTGGTTTTGTGCTTGGCACTGCCGGGCAGTTGCAGCAAGCAACACTTTGGCCCTGGCAGGTCTATGGGTGTTTTATGCTTCTAGCCCTCGTGCTGTTTGCTCTAGCAGCTACTAAATATGTAGCAAATAATTCTCGGACGATATTGGCCGCGCTGCTTGCTCTGGCCTTTGCCTTGGTGGCTTTTTCCGTGGTGGGGCTGCGCGCCTCGGCTTATGCAGAGCAGGCGCTGGACGCCGGTCTGGAAGGGCGCGACGTCGCAGTGAGCGGCGTCATTGCCGCCATGCCGCAGCGCAGCGAGACGGGTTTGCGTTTTCGCCTGGACGTGGAGTCGGCGCAACAACAGGGGCAGACCGTTCGCCTGCCGTCGCGCCTCTATCTGGCCTGGTATGCCGACCGTTTTGCCGGCGGTGATGCAGATCTGGGGGATGAACTGCAGCGCCAGCCCGCCGCCCTGCAGGCAGGCGAGCGCTGGCAATTCACCGTGCGCCTGAAGGCACCGCATGGCGCCAGCAACCCCTTTGGCTATGACTTCGAGCTCTGGCTGTGGGAGCAGGGCTTGCAGGCCACCGGCTATGTGCGCGCCGGGCCCAAAGACCCGGCGCCGCAGCGGCTGATTCAGACGTATCGGCATCCGGTGGAACTGGCTCGCCAACTGGTGCGCGAGCAGATAGTTGGGCAGGTAGAGGATCGCAAATATGCCGGACTGATCGCCGCCCTGGTGGTGGGCGACCAAAACGCCATCGACCGCGCGGACTGGGATGTTTTTCGGGCCACCGGCGTGGCGCACCTGATGAGTATTTCAGGCTTGCACGTGACCATGTTTGCCTGGCTCGCCACGCTGGTGGTGGGCTGGTTGTGGCGGCGCTCCAGTCGGCTGTGCCTGTGGCTGCCGGCGCCCAGCGCTGCCCTGGTCGGCGGCGTGTTGCTGGCGGCGGCCTATGCCCTGTTCAGCGGCTGGGGCGTGCCCTCGCAGCGCACCGTGCTGATGCTCGCGACCGTGGGTTTGCTGCGCCTGAGCGGCAAGCGTTGGCCCTGGCCGCATGTCTGGCTGCTGACCTGCGCGGTGGTGGTGGCCGTGGACCCGTGGGCGCTGTTGCAGGCCGGGTTCTGGCTCAGCTTTGTTGCCGTGGGCATCCTATTTGCTTCTGATTCAGGAGCTGATTACGAAGAAAGGACGGGGGCTAGAGGCCGATTAGTCTCCATGTTTCGGGAGCAGGCGGTGATCACACTGGCGCTGACGCCCTTGACGCTGCTGCTGTTTGGGCAGGTCTCGGTGGTGGGGCTGGCGGCCAATGCGCTGGCTATTCCCTGGGTCACGCTGGTGGTGACGCCGCTGGCGATGGCGGGTGTGGCGGTGGCGCCGCTGTGGGATGTGGCGGCGTGGGCCATTGCCGCCTTGACCTGGTATCTGCAAATGTTGGCGGCCTTGTCCTTTGCAACGATCACCGTGGCGCAAGCGCCGCTGTGGGCAGGCGTGGCCGGTGTCATCGGCGGCGCCGTGCTGGTCATGCAGTTGCCCTGGAGTCTGCGACTGCTGGGCCTGCCCTTGATGCTGCCGGTGTTACTGTGGCAGGCGCCGCGCCCCCCAGAAGGCCAGTTTGAGCTGCTGGCCGCCGACATCGGGCAGGGCAATGCCGTGCTGGTGCGCACCGCCCACCATGCCTTGCTGTATGACGCCGGGCCGCGCTTCAGCCGTGAGAGTGATGCGGGTCACCGCGTGCTGGTGCCTCTCTTACGCGCACTCGATGTGCGACTCGATACCTTGCTGCTGAGTCACCGCGACAGCGACCACACCGGTGGCGCGCTGGCGCTGTTGGCGATGCAGCCGCAGGCGACGGTGCTCAGTTCGATTGAGGACACGCACGAGTTGCAGGCGGTGCACCCGGTTACGCGTTGCGCGGCCGGGCAGCGCTGGCGTTGGGACGGTGTTGATTTTGAAGTGTTGCACCCGCAAGCCGCTGACTACGGCGCGGTGCGCAAGAGTAACGCCATGAGCTGCGTGCTGCGCCTGTCCAATGGCGTCCAGTCGGCGCTGCTGGTGGGTGATATTGAGCAGGCGCAGGAAGCCCGGCTTGTGAGCGAGGGGGGCAATCTGAGGTCCGATGTGTTGCTGGTACCGCATCACGGCAGTAGATTCTCCAGCAGCGCGGCGTTTCTGGACGCTGTGCAGCCGCGGACTGCGCTGGTGCAAGCCGGTTACCGCAACCGCTTTGGCCACCCGGCGGAGTCTGTTTTGGTGCGCTACCAGGAGCGTCACATTCAGGTGATCGATTCGCCCCATTGTGGTGCTGCGACCTGGCAATCGGCCCTGCCGCAAGAGCTGCGATGCCAGCGATCAGATGGCTTGCGCTATTGGCAGCATCGTCTACTGTAA
- a CDS encoding VIT domain-containing protein yields MTIGDIVAKPRQSIAAALLLASTFISGLVAAQVMPVRPVPLHVPTRLVVPDARLPVRLESVLVQAEVLGAAAHTRIEMVFYNPNLRPLEGELQFPLLDGQTVTGIALDIDGELRSAVPVEKVKGQQVFEDVARAEVDPALLEKTQGNNYKLRVYPLPAKGTRRVVLELDEMLSRNSSGGSTQSAYYTGYRLPLQFAETVEQLDVTVHNAASPGRHSAMAVRALLGAERIKVSYEFDKEPHTGSRVSFSRRKFTGKGLLTVDFPRVQTSLMATETRDGQTYFYAEVPALLTNSAPRVNPKTVALVWDASGSGLARDHGRELALLDAYFKALKDVKIELLVVRDQAEAPQFFAVKNGDWRLLRAELEQMVYDGASSAIALSPGHTADLTLMFSDGLSNYGAGQFEAGDAPLYAVNAAVMADVPRLRAMAEKSGGRLLDLLATTPAQAVTELTHRYPRLLGLHSNGAKDLVSASIYPEANLIKIAGILTEPKASVELDWLNTQDQHQLQQVTVQNGAKAGSSLAASRWVSLKIAQLEADYATNRSAIRQLGQRFGRVTRETSLIVLDRVEDYVRYEIAPPASLRVEYEARQAQKIRQLSDERHDHLEDIAKRFAQKVAWWERGFPKSDMPQPAVHQDTSAGERTGMSASAPVPVATAMAMAPPPVPVAMLPAAAGSASASISAAATAPARIELKKWQSDAPYAQRLRDVAAEQMYRVYLDERPAYANSTAFFLDVADVFMERGQVSLGLRILSNLAEMNLENRQILRILAYRLLQAKQSKLALPILQQVVVLNPNEPQSWRDLGLAYAQDGQYQRAVDNLWEVVARPWHNRFPDIELIALGELNAIVAQAAPASAVDTSRFDERLMRNLPLAVRAVLSWDADNTDIDLWVTDPNNEKVYYGHRLGYQGGSMSRDFTRGYGPEEYSLRQAKPGKYKVQAHFYGNRQQIIAGATTLMLRLSTGFGSAQQKDDNIILRLSGQGAVVDVGTFEVGNVAP; encoded by the coding sequence ATGACTATCGGGGACATCGTGGCCAAGCCACGGCAAAGCATTGCGGCGGCTTTGCTGCTGGCGTCAACCTTCATTTCCGGCCTGGTTGCGGCGCAGGTTATGCCTGTTCGACCGGTTCCTCTGCACGTTCCGACACGCCTGGTTGTGCCCGATGCGCGCTTGCCTGTACGCCTGGAAAGCGTGCTGGTTCAGGCGGAAGTTCTGGGGGCCGCAGCGCATACGCGCATCGAGATGGTGTTCTACAACCCCAACCTGCGTCCGTTGGAAGGCGAGTTGCAGTTTCCCTTGCTCGATGGCCAGACGGTGACCGGCATTGCGCTGGACATCGACGGCGAATTGCGTTCAGCGGTGCCTGTAGAAAAGGTCAAGGGCCAGCAGGTGTTTGAGGATGTGGCGCGCGCAGAAGTTGACCCTGCGCTGCTGGAGAAGACCCAGGGTAACAATTACAAACTGCGCGTCTACCCCTTGCCGGCCAAAGGCACACGGCGGGTGGTGTTGGAGCTTGATGAAATGTTGTCACGCAACAGCAGCGGGGGCAGCACACAGTCTGCCTATTACACCGGCTACCGTTTGCCGCTGCAATTTGCAGAAACCGTTGAGCAACTTGATGTCACCGTGCATAACGCCGCTTCGCCTGGCCGGCACTCTGCCATGGCGGTTCGCGCCCTGCTGGGTGCTGAGCGCATCAAGGTCAGCTATGAATTTGACAAAGAACCACACACCGGTTCCAGGGTGAGCTTTTCACGCAGGAAGTTCACCGGCAAGGGGCTGCTGACGGTTGATTTTCCGCGCGTGCAAACGTCCTTGATGGCGACCGAGACGCGTGACGGTCAAACCTATTTTTATGCCGAAGTGCCAGCGCTGCTGACCAATTCCGCCCCCAGAGTGAATCCCAAAACCGTGGCTTTGGTGTGGGATGCCTCGGGTTCGGGCTTGGCGCGGGACCATGGCCGTGAGCTGGCCCTGCTCGATGCCTATTTCAAAGCCTTGAAAGACGTCAAGATAGAGCTGCTGGTGGTGCGCGACCAGGCCGAGGCGCCACAATTCTTCGCAGTAAAAAATGGCGACTGGCGCCTCTTGCGCGCCGAATTGGAGCAAATGGTTTACGACGGAGCCAGCAGCGCGATCGCGCTGTCTCCAGGCCATACCGCCGATCTGACCCTGATGTTTTCGGACGGCTTGAGCAATTACGGTGCGGGCCAGTTTGAGGCGGGCGATGCGCCGCTGTACGCTGTCAACGCGGCCGTCATGGCCGATGTGCCTCGCCTTCGCGCCATGGCCGAAAAAAGCGGCGGGCGTTTGCTCGATTTGCTGGCGACCACACCCGCCCAGGCCGTCACTGAGTTGACGCATCGGTACCCGCGTCTGCTGGGACTGCACAGCAACGGTGCCAAAGACTTGGTGAGCGCGTCGATTTATCCTGAAGCCAACCTGATCAAGATTGCCGGCATCCTGACCGAGCCGAAAGCCAGCGTTGAGTTGGATTGGCTCAACACCCAGGACCAGCACCAGCTACAACAAGTGACGGTTCAAAATGGGGCCAAAGCCGGGTCCTCTCTGGCGGCCAGTCGCTGGGTCAGCTTGAAGATCGCGCAACTGGAGGCCGACTACGCCACCAATCGGAGCGCTATTCGCCAACTGGGCCAGCGTTTTGGCCGGGTGACGCGTGAGACGTCGCTGATTGTGTTGGATCGTGTCGAGGACTACGTTCGCTACGAGATTGCGCCGCCCGCGTCGCTGCGGGTCGAATACGAAGCGCGGCAGGCTCAAAAAATACGCCAACTCAGCGATGAGCGCCACGACCATCTTGAGGACATCGCGAAGCGGTTCGCGCAAAAGGTAGCCTGGTGGGAACGAGGCTTCCCTAAAAGTGACATGCCGCAGCCAGCCGTCCACCAAGATACATCGGCCGGCGAGCGCACGGGCATGTCCGCATCGGCGCCAGTTCCGGTGGCCACGGCGATGGCCATGGCGCCACCGCCCGTACCGGTGGCGATGCTGCCGGCAGCGGCAGGTTCGGCCTCTGCGTCAATCAGTGCTGCGGCGACGGCGCCCGCCAGAATCGAGTTGAAGAAATGGCAGTCGGACGCCCCTTACGCCCAACGTTTACGCGACGTTGCCGCTGAGCAGATGTATCGGGTTTATCTGGATGAACGTCCGGCCTATGCCAACAGCACGGCATTTTTCCTCGATGTGGCAGATGTTTTCATGGAACGTGGTCAAGTGTCATTGGGCCTGCGTATCTTGTCCAACCTGGCAGAAATGAATCTTGAAAACCGGCAAATTTTGCGCATCCTGGCCTATCGCCTGTTGCAGGCCAAGCAATCCAAACTGGCGCTGCCGATTCTGCAGCAAGTGGTGGTTCTGAATCCCAATGAGCCGCAATCCTGGCGCGATCTGGGTTTGGCCTACGCGCAAGATGGTCAGTATCAGCGGGCCGTGGACAACTTATGGGAGGTCGTGGCACGTCCCTGGCACAACCGCTTCCCCGATATTGAATTGATCGCGCTGGGTGAATTGAACGCCATCGTGGCCCAAGCCGCGCCAGCAAGTGCGGTCGATACCAGCCGTTTTGATGAACGGCTGATGCGCAACTTGCCGCTGGCGGTGCGCGCGGTGTTGAGCTGGGATGCCGATAACACCGACATTGACCTTTGGGTGACCGATCCGAACAACGAAAAAGTCTATTACGGCCACCGGCTTGGGTATCAGGGTGGCAGCATGTCGCGCGATTTCACCCGTGGCTACGGCCCGGAGGAGTATTCCTTGCGCCAGGCCAAGCCCGGCAAGTACAAGGTGCAGGCACACTTTTACGGTAACCGTCAGCAAATTATTGCAGGCGCCACGACCCTGATGCTGCGCCTGAGCACGGGCTTTGGCAGCGCGCAGCAAAAAGATGACAACATCATCCTGCGCTTGAGTGGGCAAGGCGCGGTGGTTGATGTTGGCACGTTTGAGGTCGGCAACGTGGCCCCATGA
- a CDS encoding thiamine pyrophosphate-binding protein, whose product MPSTSIRHGGDRVAEALQAHGVRCVFTLCGGHISPILSASKARGIRILDVRDEATAVFAADATARLSGLPGVAAVTAGPGISNTITALKNAQLAQSPVILIGGAAPTALQGRGALQDIDQRPLVAPHVKRFIKIQRVSELGPAVDEAFAVAQAGVPGPVFIECPVDLLYDEVSIRQWYADAAGKGTSVADRLLRFYLNRHVKKMFDGSAAVSAPQVRPVLPPRAPDGRLQAALAALAKAERPLLVIGSQALVLSKQAEHLAEAVARLGIPVYLSGMARGLLGRDHPLQMRHQRRQALREADCVLLAGVPCDFRLDYGKHVRRSATLIAANRSAKDARLNRKPDIAAIGDAGLFLQALAQAQPASTAAGSRLAAWVAQLRGRDAARELEIDQQAQASGEFVNPIALFRTLENELGDNALLVADGGDFVATASYVLHPRTPLSWLDPGAFGTLGVGAGFALGAALARPGGEVWIILGDGACGYGLVEFDTFVRHGIPVIALVGNDAGWTQIAREQVKMLHDDVATVLARTDYHAVAAGFGAEGIVVKTMMELPAALARARALAHSGKPVLVNVWLDKTEFREGSLSM is encoded by the coding sequence ATGCCAAGCACATCCATCCGCCACGGCGGTGACCGCGTCGCCGAAGCCCTGCAGGCACACGGCGTGCGCTGTGTCTTCACGCTCTGCGGCGGTCATATTTCTCCCATCCTGAGTGCCTCCAAAGCGCGTGGCATCCGCATCCTTGATGTGCGCGACGAAGCCACCGCGGTGTTTGCCGCCGACGCCACGGCAAGGCTGTCAGGCCTGCCAGGTGTCGCGGCCGTCACGGCGGGGCCAGGCATCAGCAACACCATCACGGCCCTGAAAAATGCGCAGTTGGCGCAGTCACCGGTGATTCTCATCGGTGGCGCTGCGCCCACCGCACTGCAGGGGCGCGGCGCCCTGCAGGACATCGACCAGCGCCCGCTGGTGGCGCCGCATGTCAAGCGCTTCATCAAGATTCAACGCGTGTCTGAACTCGGCCCCGCCGTTGATGAAGCTTTTGCCGTGGCGCAGGCCGGGGTGCCGGGGCCGGTGTTCATCGAGTGCCCGGTTGACCTGCTGTACGACGAGGTCTCGATTCGCCAGTGGTATGCCGACGCGGCGGGCAAAGGCACTTCCGTCGCCGACCGGTTGTTGCGCTTTTATCTGAATCGCCACGTTAAAAAGATGTTCGATGGCAGCGCGGCGGTGAGCGCGCCGCAGGTGCGCCCCGTGCTGCCGCCGCGCGCGCCTGATGGCCGCCTGCAGGCGGCGCTGGCAGCGCTGGCCAAGGCCGAGCGGCCGCTGCTGGTGATCGGCAGTCAGGCGCTGGTGCTCTCAAAACAAGCTGAGCATCTGGCCGAGGCAGTGGCCAGGCTCGGTATCCCGGTCTATTTGTCCGGCATGGCGCGCGGCTTGCTGGGGCGCGACCACCCGCTGCAGATGCGCCACCAGCGTCGCCAGGCTCTGCGCGAAGCCGATTGCGTGCTGCTGGCGGGCGTGCCCTGCGACTTCCGGCTCGATTACGGCAAACATGTGCGGCGCAGCGCCACGCTGATCGCCGCCAACCGCAGCGCCAAGGATGCGCGCCTGAACCGCAAGCCCGACATTGCCGCCATTGGCGACGCCGGCCTGTTCCTGCAGGCGCTGGCGCAGGCGCAACCGGCCAGCACCGCAGCCGGGTCACGCCTGGCCGCGTGGGTCGCGCAACTGCGCGGACGTGATGCCGCACGCGAGCTGGAGATCGACCAGCAGGCTCAGGCCAGCGGTGAGTTCGTCAACCCGATTGCGCTGTTTCGCACGCTGGAGAACGAGCTGGGCGATAACGCCCTGCTGGTGGCCGACGGCGGCGACTTCGTGGCCACGGCCTCCTATGTGCTGCACCCGCGTACGCCGCTCAGTTGGCTCGACCCCGGCGCTTTCGGCACCCTGGGCGTTGGGGCCGGCTTTGCACTCGGTGCCGCGCTGGCGCGTCCGGGCGGCGAAGTCTGGATCATCCTGGGTGACGGCGCCTGTGGTTATGGTCTGGTGGAGTTCGACACCTTTGTGCGTCACGGTATCCCGGTGATCGCGCTGGTTGGCAACGACGCCGGCTGGACCCAGATTGCCCGCGAGCAGGTCAAGATGCTGCATGACGACGTGGCCACCGTGCTGGCCCGCACCGACTACCACGCGGTGGCGGCCGGCTTTGGCGCCGAAGGCATCGTGGTGAAAACCATGATGGAGCTGCCCGCCGCCCTGGCCCGTGCCCGCGCGCTGGCGCACAGCGGCAAGCCGGTGCTGGTCAACGTCTGGCTCGACAAGACGGAGTTCCGGGAAGGGTCGCTGTCGATGTAG
- a CDS encoding AMP-binding protein, producing MPDSKLILDYVYDHADAHPDQVFLSQPVGGGKVTDYTWAQTVDQARRMAAHLQSRGLERGARVAILSKNCAHFFMAELAIWMAGYTTVAIFPTEVAETVHFVLEHSGASLLFVGKLDTWEAQKPGVPASLPRIAFPLAPQTDYDTWDAIVARTGPLGGRPQRGANELAMLIYTSGSTGQPKGAMVSFGAITRAGEGFSNYTRERLGRETEIRLLSYLPLAHSFERSCVEASTLVGGDAHVFFAEALDTFLTDLQRARPTVFISVPRLWLKFQQGVFAKMAPEKLDRLLGIPILGRIVAKKVLKGLGLDQVRNAASGSAPIPPDLIAWYRRLGLKLYEGYGMTEDNSFSHGSNEKFNEPGYVGVAMPGVQVRISDEGEILIKSPGQFSGYYKQPELTAASFTEDGFFRTGDLGELRADGLLKITGRAKELFKTAKGKYVAPAPIENLLNAHPMVELSLVSGVGQPSAYAMVVLAESLRPQMGDPNVRARVQDELGQLLQDVNQQVPEYEHLRMIVVAREPWSIENGCLTPTMKIKRGRIEAAVAAQVEVWYTGRGPVHWA from the coding sequence ATGCCCGATTCAAAACTGATCCTCGACTACGTCTACGACCACGCCGACGCGCACCCCGACCAGGTTTTCCTGAGTCAGCCCGTTGGCGGCGGGAAGGTGACGGACTACACCTGGGCGCAAACCGTCGATCAGGCGCGGCGCATGGCGGCGCATCTGCAAAGTCGCGGCCTGGAACGCGGCGCACGCGTCGCCATCCTGTCCAAGAATTGCGCGCACTTCTTCATGGCCGAATTGGCGATCTGGATGGCCGGCTACACCACGGTGGCGATCTTCCCGACCGAAGTCGCCGAGACCGTGCACTTCGTGCTGGAGCACAGCGGTGCCAGCCTGCTGTTCGTGGGCAAGCTCGACACCTGGGAGGCGCAGAAGCCGGGCGTGCCAGCCAGTCTGCCACGCATTGCCTTTCCGCTGGCGCCGCAGACCGACTACGACACCTGGGATGCCATCGTGGCGCGAACTGGTCCGCTCGGTGGCCGCCCGCAACGCGGCGCCAACGAGTTGGCGATGTTGATCTATACCTCGGGTTCGACCGGGCAGCCCAAGGGCGCGATGGTGAGCTTTGGCGCCATCACCCGCGCGGGGGAAGGTTTTTCCAACTACACCCGTGAGCGCCTCGGCCGGGAAACCGAAATCCGACTCCTGTCTTACCTGCCACTGGCGCACAGCTTCGAGCGCTCGTGCGTCGAAGCGTCGACGCTGGTCGGCGGTGACGCGCACGTCTTTTTCGCCGAGGCGCTCGACACCTTCCTGACGGACCTGCAGCGTGCACGGCCGACGGTCTTCATCTCGGTGCCGCGGCTGTGGCTCAAGTTCCAGCAGGGCGTCTTCGCGAAGATGGCGCCGGAAAAGCTCGATCGATTGCTCGGCATCCCGATCCTCGGGCGCATCGTCGCGAAGAAGGTGCTCAAGGGTCTGGGGCTGGATCAGGTCCGCAATGCGGCCAGCGGGTCGGCGCCGATCCCGCCCGACCTCATCGCCTGGTACCGGCGCCTCGGCCTGAAACTGTACGAGGGCTACGGCATGACCGAGGACAATTCGTTCTCGCACGGCTCGAACGAGAAGTTCAACGAGCCCGGTTATGTCGGGGTGGCGATGCCCGGCGTGCAGGTACGCATCAGCGACGAAGGCGAGATCCTGATCAAGTCGCCCGGGCAGTTCAGCGGCTATTACAAGCAGCCGGAGCTGACGGCGGCGTCGTTCACAGAGGACGGTTTTTTCCGTACCGGCGACCTCGGCGAGTTGAGGGCCGACGGGCTGCTCAAGATCACCGGCCGCGCCAAGGAGCTGTTCAAGACGGCCAAGGGCAAGTACGTGGCACCGGCGCCGATCGAGAACCTGCTTAATGCGCATCCGATGGTCGAGCTGTCGCTGGTGTCGGGCGTCGGTCAGCCTTCTGCCTATGCGATGGTGGTGCTGGCCGAAAGCCTGCGCCCGCAAATGGGTGACCCGAATGTTCGAGCGAGAGTGCAGGACGAGCTGGGCCAGTTGCTTCAGGACGTGAACCAGCAGGTGCCTGAATATGAACACCTGCGCATGATCGTCGTGGCACGCGAGCCCTGGTCGATCGAAAACGGCTGCCTCACGCCGACCATGAAAATCAAACGCGGTCGCATCGAAGCGGCGGTGGCGGCCCAGGTAGAGGTCTGGTACACCGGCCGCGGCCCGGTTCATTGGGCTTAG